Proteins encoded within one genomic window of Desulfovibrio aminophilus:
- a CDS encoding CarD family transcriptional regulator gives MFQINQLVVYPSQGVGRVERIESQVIGGTRADFYIVRILSNNVTLMVPVKNAPNVGLRPVCSLRTGQAIFESLRDRSDFTGYTGQNWNRRYREYSEKLKSGDLADVAYVLKELFLIGKDKELSFGERRLLEQAMNLVSMELAYAVNRDQEDIRNGITEMFSDVLQPKEKEKSEKRA, from the coding sequence GTGTTTCAGATCAACCAGTTGGTCGTCTATCCCTCACAGGGCGTGGGCCGGGTGGAGCGCATCGAGAGTCAGGTCATCGGCGGCACCAGGGCCGATTTCTACATCGTCCGCATCCTCTCCAACAACGTGACCCTCATGGTCCCGGTGAAGAACGCCCCCAACGTGGGCCTGCGCCCGGTGTGCAGCCTGCGCACCGGACAGGCCATCTTCGAATCCCTGCGCGACCGCTCCGACTTCACGGGCTACACCGGCCAGAACTGGAACCGCCGTTACCGCGAGTATTCGGAAAAGCTGAAGAGCGGCGACCTGGCGGACGTGGCCTACGTGCTCAAGGAACTGTTCCTCATCGGCAAGGACAAGGAACTGTCCTTCGGGGAGCGGCGGCTCCTGGAGCAGGCCATGAACCTCGTCTCCATGGAGTTGGCCTACGCCGTCAACAGGGATCAGGAGGACATCAGGAACGGGATCACCGAGATGTTCAGCGACGTTTTGCAGCCGAAGGAAAAGGAAAAGTCGGAAAAGCGGGCCTGA
- the pth gene encoding aminoacyl-tRNA hydrolase, translating to MTLKGILAGLGNPGKEYEDTRHNFGFFLVDHILDLARSRKSMRLAPLQESGDALAYTANLGGAPWLLLKPMTYMNRSGMAVARFARRFGLPPEAVVVVHDELDLPLGRMKLKRGGSSAGHNGVASIIEELGDPDFWRLRLGIGRPTVKRDMAGWVLEAFAPEERAVVAEVLPAAAKGLDIFLRRGEALAVQYLNAFQARGNEDAPGMDSAGDS from the coding sequence ATGACGCTCAAAGGCATTCTCGCCGGACTGGGCAACCCGGGAAAGGAATACGAGGACACGCGCCACAACTTCGGCTTCTTCCTCGTGGACCACATCCTGGACCTAGCCCGCTCGCGCAAGAGCATGCGCCTGGCCCCGCTGCAGGAAAGCGGCGACGCCCTGGCCTACACGGCCAACCTGGGCGGCGCGCCCTGGCTGCTGCTCAAGCCCATGACCTACATGAACCGCAGCGGCATGGCCGTGGCCCGCTTCGCCCGCCGTTTCGGGCTGCCGCCCGAGGCCGTGGTGGTGGTCCACGACGAGCTGGACCTGCCCCTGGGCCGCATGAAGCTCAAGCGCGGCGGTTCCTCGGCAGGGCACAACGGCGTGGCCTCAATCATCGAGGAGTTGGGCGACCCGGACTTCTGGCGCCTGCGCCTGGGCATCGGCAGACCGACGGTCAAGCGCGACATGGCGGGCTGGGTTCTGGAGGCCTTCGCACCGGAGGAGCGCGCGGTCGTCGCAGAGGTGCTGCCCGCCGCGGCCAAGGGGCTGGACATCTTCCTGCGGCGCGGCGAGGCCCTGGCCGTGCAGTATCTGAACGCCTTCCAGGCAAGGGGAAATGAGGACGCCCCCGGCATGGACTCCGCCGGAGATTCTTGA
- a CDS encoding ribose-phosphate pyrophosphokinase, with protein sequence MHGELKIISGSANVPLSEAICEHLGCRLSPTLRETFSDGEIRIEIGENVRGDDVFVVQPTCSPVNFHLMELALMLDALKRASARRVTAVLPYYGYARQDRKVVPRAPISAKLVADMLTAAGMHRLVTIDLHAGQIQGFFNCPVDNLFAAPVFLDYLRKVDGDMVMVSPDAGGVERARAYAKRMNAGLAIIDKRRDAPNQAQAMHLIGNVKGKVAVVMDDMIDTAGTMCAAAEVLMNNGAEKVLACATHPVLSGPALDRLEKSAFSEVVVSNTIPLDSRKQACSKIKVLSMAALLAKAINNVHTESSVSVLFV encoded by the coding sequence ATGCACGGGGAACTCAAGATCATCAGCGGATCGGCCAACGTTCCGCTGTCCGAGGCCATTTGCGAGCATCTCGGCTGCCGGCTTTCGCCCACGCTCCGCGAGACGTTCAGCGACGGCGAGATCCGCATCGAGATCGGCGAGAACGTCCGGGGCGACGACGTCTTCGTGGTCCAGCCCACCTGCTCGCCGGTGAATTTCCACCTCATGGAGCTGGCCCTCATGCTGGACGCCCTCAAGCGCGCCAGCGCCCGGCGCGTGACCGCCGTGCTGCCCTACTACGGCTATGCCCGCCAGGACCGCAAGGTCGTGCCCCGCGCGCCCATCAGCGCCAAGCTGGTGGCCGACATGCTCACCGCCGCGGGCATGCACCGCCTGGTGACCATCGACCTGCACGCGGGCCAGATCCAGGGCTTCTTCAACTGCCCCGTGGACAACCTCTTCGCCGCGCCGGTGTTCCTGGACTACCTGCGCAAGGTGGACGGCGACATGGTCATGGTCTCGCCCGACGCCGGCGGCGTGGAGCGCGCCCGGGCCTACGCCAAGCGGATGAACGCCGGGCTGGCGATCATCGACAAGCGCCGCGACGCGCCCAACCAGGCCCAGGCCATGCACCTCATCGGCAACGTCAAGGGCAAGGTGGCCGTGGTCATGGACGACATGATCGACACCGCCGGGACCATGTGCGCGGCCGCCGAGGTGCTCATGAACAACGGGGCCGAAAAGGTCCTGGCCTGCGCCACGCACCCCGTGCTCTCCGGCCCGGCCCTCGACCGGCTGGAGAAGTCGGCCTTCAGCGAAGTGGTGGTCAGCAACACCATCCCGCTGGACAGCCGCAAGCAGGCCTGCTCCAAGATCAAGGTTCTGTCCATGGCCGCCCTGCTGGCCAAGGCCATCAACAACGTGCACACCGAATCCTCGGTGAGCGTGCTTTTCGTATAG
- a CDS encoding bifunctional riboflavin kinase/FAD synthetase translates to MIVAKTIQELEGAIAGSCVTIGNFDGVHLGHQKLIGQTCRRARALGLVSVVVTFEPHPLRVLLGNRTPPFITLIDQKLELIEALGPNVALVLNFTREMAALSPDEFVREYLVRGLSVRELVIGYDYAMGKGRSGNYETLKVLGQTYGFRVDRLEPVTLGDAVVSSTRIRDMVQAGEVWEARPLLGRFYQVRGEVVRGHNRGGKLLGFPTANLRLVDELVPQTGVYAVWVEVDGAVFPGVANIGTNPTFGNEAVSVEAHIMNFSDDLYGRPIRVHFVQRLRSERKFENLDALRARIQADIDLAGRILSEPEAQPAALPLKTNRPGPDA, encoded by the coding sequence ATGATCGTGGCCAAGACCATCCAGGAGCTGGAAGGCGCCATCGCCGGCTCCTGCGTCACCATCGGCAATTTCGACGGCGTGCACCTGGGGCACCAGAAGCTCATCGGCCAAACCTGCCGCCGGGCCCGGGCCCTGGGTCTGGTCAGCGTGGTGGTGACCTTCGAGCCCCACCCCCTGCGCGTGCTCCTGGGCAACCGCACCCCGCCCTTCATCACCCTCATCGATCAGAAGCTGGAACTCATCGAGGCGCTCGGCCCCAACGTCGCCCTGGTGCTCAACTTCACCCGCGAGATGGCCGCCCTTTCGCCCGACGAGTTCGTACGCGAATACCTCGTGCGCGGCCTGTCCGTGCGCGAGCTGGTCATCGGCTACGACTACGCCATGGGCAAGGGCCGTTCGGGCAACTACGAGACCCTGAAGGTCCTGGGCCAAACGTACGGCTTCCGGGTGGACCGCCTGGAGCCCGTGACCCTGGGCGACGCCGTGGTCAGCTCCACGCGCATCCGCGACATGGTCCAGGCCGGGGAGGTCTGGGAGGCCCGCCCGCTCCTGGGCCGCTTCTATCAGGTGCGCGGCGAGGTGGTCCGGGGCCACAACCGGGGCGGCAAGCTCCTGGGATTCCCCACCGCCAACCTGCGGCTGGTGGACGAGCTGGTGCCCCAGACCGGCGTGTACGCCGTCTGGGTCGAGGTGGACGGCGCGGTGTTTCCCGGCGTGGCCAACATCGGCACCAACCCCACCTTCGGCAACGAGGCCGTCTCGGTGGAGGCGCACATCATGAACTTTTCCGACGACCTCTACGGCCGCCCCATCCGAGTGCACTTCGTCCAGCGCCTGCGCTCCGAGCGCAAGTTCGAGAACCTGGACGCCCTGCGCGCGCGCATCCAGGCCGACATCGACCTGGCCGGGCGCATCCTCTCCGAGCCCGAGGCCCAGCCCGCCGCCCTGCCCCTGAAAACGAACCGCCCCGGCCCGGACGCATGA
- the rho gene encoding transcription termination factor Rho gives MTNNGNDQDLTNGSSQNGGERLNLTDLKYKSMSELMDMAVRYNVENPSGLRKQELIFALLQACASQNGQIFGEGVLEILPDGFGFLRSPMYSYMPGPDDIYVSPSQIRRFGLRKGDVISGQIRPPKEGERYFALLRVSEIGFEPPEYSKNLVLFDNLTPIYPNKRFKMENGGENYSSRVIDLLSPIGCGQRGIIVAPPRTGKTMLLQTIANSINANHPEVYLIVLLIDERPEEVTDMERTVRAEVISSTFDEPPTRHVQVTEMVLEKAKRLVERKRDVVILLDSITRLGRAYNAVTPSSGRVLSGGLDANAMQRPKRFFGAARNIEEGGSLTIIATALIDTGSRMDEVIFEEFKGTGNMEIYLDRHLSEKRVFPAIDINRSGTRKEELLLEEEVLNRVWILRKLLSPMNPIDSMEFLLGKMKGTKSNRDFLNMMNK, from the coding sequence ATGACCAACAACGGAAACGACCAAGACCTGACCAACGGCTCTTCTCAGAACGGCGGCGAACGGCTGAACCTCACCGATCTCAAGTACAAGAGCATGTCCGAACTCATGGACATGGCCGTCCGCTACAACGTGGAGAACCCCAGCGGCCTGCGCAAGCAGGAGCTGATCTTCGCCCTGCTCCAGGCCTGCGCCTCGCAGAACGGGCAGATCTTCGGCGAAGGCGTGCTGGAAATCCTGCCCGACGGCTTCGGCTTCCTCCGTTCCCCCATGTACAGCTACATGCCGGGCCCCGACGACATCTACGTCTCGCCCTCCCAGATCCGCCGCTTCGGCCTGCGCAAGGGCGACGTCATCTCCGGCCAAATCCGGCCGCCCAAGGAGGGGGAGCGCTACTTCGCCCTGCTGCGCGTCTCCGAGATCGGCTTCGAGCCGCCGGAGTACTCCAAGAACCTGGTCCTCTTCGACAACCTCACGCCCATCTATCCGAACAAGCGCTTCAAGATGGAGAACGGCGGCGAGAACTACTCCTCGCGCGTCATCGACCTGCTCTCGCCCATCGGCTGCGGCCAGCGCGGCATCATCGTGGCCCCGCCCCGCACCGGCAAGACCATGCTCTTGCAGACCATCGCCAACTCCATCAACGCCAACCACCCCGAGGTCTACCTCATCGTGCTGCTCATCGACGAGCGGCCCGAGGAAGTGACCGACATGGAGCGCACGGTCCGCGCCGAGGTCATCAGCTCGACCTTCGACGAGCCCCCGACCCGCCACGTGCAGGTCACGGAGATGGTCCTGGAGAAGGCCAAACGCCTGGTGGAACGCAAGCGCGACGTGGTCATCCTGCTCGACTCCATCACCCGCCTCGGCCGGGCCTACAACGCCGTGACCCCGTCCTCCGGCCGCGTGCTCTCCGGCGGCCTGGACGCCAACGCCATGCAGCGGCCCAAGCGCTTCTTCGGCGCGGCCCGCAACATCGAGGAAGGCGGCAGCCTGACCATCATCGCCACCGCGCTCATCGACACCGGCTCGCGCATGGACGAGGTCATCTTCGAGGAGTTCAAGGGCACCGGCAACATGGAGATCTACCTGGACCGCCACCTCTCCGAGAAGCGCGTGTTCCCGGCCATCGACATCAACCGCTCCGGCACCCGCAAGGAGGAGCTGCTCCTGGAGGAGGAGGTCCTCAACCGGGTCTGGATCCTGCGCAAGCTCCTCTCGCCCATGAACCCCATCGACAGCATGGAGTTCCTCCTCGGCAAGATGAAGGGCACCAAGAGCAACCGCGACTTCCTGAACATGATGAACAAATAG
- a CDS encoding 50S ribosomal protein L25, producing the protein MAKLMTLSVQERTETGKGPCHRLREQGLIPGVYYDEKGANVAVKVQELPLSKLYAKVGGSQVFELEIEKGGTKETLPSLIWVMKMDPVKPRPQHVDFRGVDLNKEIRVHVAFELTGKPAGVVKGGVLELFRDTCEVVGKPLDIPEKIVVDVSALDINDSVFVADVAMPAGIKAVIDDNYAVAGVVVPADQAEGEGEGEAAAAAEPAKAAKGGE; encoded by the coding sequence ATGGCGAAACTCATGACGTTGAGCGTGCAGGAGCGCACCGAGACGGGCAAGGGCCCCTGCCACCGCCTGCGCGAGCAGGGCTTGATCCCCGGCGTCTACTATGACGAAAAAGGCGCCAACGTGGCCGTCAAGGTCCAGGAGCTGCCCCTGAGCAAGCTCTACGCCAAGGTCGGAGGCTCCCAGGTCTTCGAATTGGAGATCGAGAAGGGCGGAACCAAGGAAACGCTGCCCTCGCTCATCTGGGTCATGAAGATGGACCCGGTCAAGCCCCGTCCCCAGCACGTGGACTTCCGCGGCGTCGACCTGAACAAGGAGATCCGCGTCCACGTGGCCTTCGAGCTCACCGGCAAGCCCGCCGGCGTGGTCAAGGGCGGCGTGCTCGAACTCTTCCGCGACACCTGCGAAGTGGTCGGCAAGCCCCTGGACATCCCGGAGAAGATCGTGGTCGACGTGAGCGCGCTGGACATCAATGACAGCGTGTTCGTGGCCGACGTGGCCATGCCCGCCGGCATCAAGGCCGTGATCGACGACAACTACGCCGTGGCCGGCGTGGTCGTCCCGGCCGACCAGGCCGAGGGCGAGGGTGAAGGCGAAGCGGCTGCCGCCGCCGAGCCCGCCAAGGCCGCCAAGGGCGGAGAGTAA
- a CDS encoding M48 family metalloprotease: protein MRNAARSSLSLLLALLLALLPAAQARAAWGDFTISDEIEAGRKFDAYVRSSMPLVEDTEITTYVNGLVKRIVDHVPPQPFRFTTTVIQNGSMNAFAVPGGYVYVFTGLILNLQTEDQVAAVLCHEIAHVTEHHVAKRMAEMRLASIGAIAGTLAGAFLGIAGGGANMQNIGGALMMGSQAGAASAFLKYTNENEREADHQGLNYLAASGYNPLSMAETFDIMQKARWYVSNDKIPSYLSTHPALPDRVAYIKDRVARMPQEVTKRKADNTAFLRVQTLVRARLQAADVALAWYNNKGELTPLDQMGLAVVLARVNRVGEAERTFQKALAALPNDPLVLRETGIFHFRQGDFQKAQPLLQKALILKPSDALTLFYNARLLGEYKQYPAAIASMRQVLKDLPDDPEVRYHMGRLLGESGDQFGGHLQLAYSFELQGNRKQAEFHLEKARAMAGNPEQKKQVEEFDAFRKDREELRM, encoded by the coding sequence ATGCGAAACGCCGCCCGCTCCTCGCTCAGCCTGCTCCTGGCCCTGCTGCTGGCGCTCCTCCCCGCGGCCCAGGCGCGGGCCGCCTGGGGCGACTTCACCATCTCCGACGAAATCGAAGCCGGACGGAAGTTCGACGCCTACGTGCGCAGCAGCATGCCGCTGGTGGAGGACACCGAGATCACCACCTACGTGAACGGCCTGGTCAAGCGGATCGTGGACCACGTCCCCCCGCAGCCGTTCCGCTTCACCACCACGGTGATCCAGAACGGCTCCATGAACGCCTTCGCCGTGCCCGGCGGCTACGTCTACGTCTTCACCGGCCTGATCCTGAACCTCCAGACCGAGGACCAGGTGGCCGCGGTCCTGTGCCACGAAATCGCGCACGTGACCGAGCACCACGTGGCCAAGCGCATGGCCGAGATGCGCCTGGCCAGCATCGGGGCCATCGCCGGGACCCTGGCCGGAGCCTTCCTGGGCATCGCCGGCGGCGGGGCCAACATGCAGAACATCGGCGGCGCCCTGATGATGGGCTCCCAGGCCGGGGCGGCTTCGGCATTCCTCAAGTACACCAACGAGAACGAACGCGAGGCCGACCACCAGGGCCTGAACTACCTGGCCGCCTCGGGCTACAATCCCCTGTCCATGGCCGAGACCTTCGACATCATGCAGAAGGCCCGCTGGTACGTGAGCAACGACAAGATCCCCTCCTACCTCTCCACCCACCCCGCGCTGCCCGACCGCGTGGCCTATATCAAGGACCGGGTGGCCCGCATGCCCCAGGAGGTGACCAAGCGCAAGGCAGACAACACCGCCTTCCTGCGCGTGCAGACGCTCGTGCGGGCGCGGCTCCAGGCCGCGGACGTGGCCCTGGCCTGGTACAACAACAAGGGCGAGCTCACGCCCCTGGACCAGATGGGCCTGGCCGTGGTCCTGGCCCGGGTGAACCGGGTGGGCGAGGCCGAGCGGACCTTCCAGAAGGCGCTGGCGGCCCTGCCCAACGACCCCCTGGTGCTGCGCGAGACCGGCATCTTCCACTTCCGCCAGGGCGACTTCCAGAAGGCCCAGCCCCTGCTTCAGAAGGCGCTGATCCTCAAGCCCTCGGACGCCCTGACCCTGTTCTACAACGCCCGGCTCCTGGGCGAGTACAAGCAGTACCCGGCGGCCATCGCCTCCATGCGCCAGGTGCTCAAGGACCTGCCGGACGACCCCGAGGTGCGCTACCACATGGGCCGCCTCCTGGGCGAGTCCGGGGACCAGTTCGGCGGCCACCTCCAGCTGGCCTACTCCTTCGAGCTCCAGGGCAACCGCAAGCAGGCCGAATTCCACCTGGAAAAGGCCCGCGCCATGGCCGGCAACCCGGAGCAGAAAAAACAGGTGGAGGAGTTCGACGCCTTCCGCAAGGATCGCGAAGAGCTGCGCATGTGA